One segment of Agromyces albus DNA contains the following:
- a CDS encoding nuclear transport factor 2 family protein, with the protein MELTNEKIARAFSSHRFEVALPHLAEDVVWTLVGAAPMIGPEAVKQACARTAADLAGVTTEFQRFRTVVGNESVVVGNESVVVANESVVVDSLARYTDAGGDVSVVASCDIYDFVDRRVSEIVSYTVELPS; encoded by the coding sequence ATGGAGCTCACGAACGAGAAGATCGCCCGCGCATTCTCGAGCCATCGATTCGAGGTTGCGCTGCCGCACCTCGCCGAGGACGTCGTCTGGACGCTCGTCGGCGCGGCACCCATGATCGGGCCCGAGGCGGTGAAGCAGGCCTGCGCGCGCACCGCCGCAGATCTCGCCGGTGTCACGACGGAGTTCCAGCGCTTCCGCACCGTGGTCGGCAATGAGAGCGTCGTCGTCGGCAACGAGAGCGTCGTGGTGGCCAACGAGAGCGTCGTGGTCGACAGCCTCGCGAGGTACACCGACGCCGGGGGAGACGTCTCGGTCGTTGCATCGTGCGATATCTACGACTTCGTCGACAGGCGCGTCAGCGAGATCGTCTCCTACACCGTCGAACTTCCCAGTTGA
- a CDS encoding sensor histidine kinase: MLRRWGWLATLAPIGVASLIYVVIIRGFVAPDDHGLGWPLLGVLPTFVFGMWLLTASTSRSAVFIATASTAMAVSSAYETLVQENITLIQQPWFPLFNVVGLTADAVATAGFLAMFATYPTGVTERRWQRIAVAFVWVPVLVGPLTLLTTPHVVMSPYIGISGDAIPNSFVVPWLDWAAPAVHYVVYQPWPSVAVGLGVLVSRALFGDAEVRARTRVMTWVITAALGSFVLYTFTPPNVIVAVAVFASLMAIPLAAIHGILRYGAFDIAPGDRGRLVARSSNLLITVLYGIGVATPGVLLAETLTVIGAVLLTTLLAICLLPLRGWLQRWIHRKVFGDRDRHLTMLSELGAQLDRAVEPRDLLNRLAEAVRDGLDASWVRIRLAGPDGTLAESPAGGAGEAIGDPVDSCDLVHADETLGRIELGPRRRGEYTEAERNLLRTVAGQAAASVANVRLTAQLAEQLDELTASRERLVAAQDGERKRLERDLHDGIQQNIVAQIAGLRLARNRLQRGELAADELVELQDQARETLTDLRELAHGIHPPVLSDNGLVAAVESSVARFPIPLTIEADDGVRAERFPADVETTAYYVVREALANTAKHANATRASVGLERSNGHLRIAISDDGGGVGTLVPASRGGLANIRDRVAALRGTVSVSGNDPSGTTVLVDLPVEREADHVE; this comes from the coding sequence GTGCTCCGGAGATGGGGATGGCTCGCGACGCTGGCTCCGATCGGAGTGGCCTCGCTCATCTACGTCGTGATCATTCGCGGCTTCGTCGCCCCAGACGATCACGGCCTCGGCTGGCCGTTGCTCGGAGTGCTGCCGACGTTCGTGTTCGGCATGTGGCTGCTCACGGCGTCGACATCGCGATCGGCCGTGTTCATCGCCACGGCGTCCACGGCGATGGCAGTCAGCTCGGCATACGAGACCCTCGTGCAGGAGAACATCACGCTCATCCAGCAGCCGTGGTTCCCGCTGTTCAACGTGGTCGGGCTCACAGCGGATGCGGTCGCGACTGCCGGGTTCCTGGCCATGTTCGCCACCTATCCCACCGGCGTGACTGAACGACGGTGGCAGCGGATCGCCGTCGCCTTCGTCTGGGTACCCGTGCTGGTGGGCCCCCTGACACTGCTCACGACGCCTCACGTCGTGATGTCGCCGTACATCGGCATCAGTGGCGACGCGATTCCGAACTCGTTCGTCGTGCCGTGGCTCGACTGGGCCGCTCCGGCGGTCCACTACGTCGTCTACCAGCCGTGGCCGAGCGTCGCGGTCGGGCTCGGCGTGCTCGTCTCGCGGGCGCTGTTCGGCGATGCCGAGGTCCGCGCACGCACGCGGGTCATGACCTGGGTCATCACCGCCGCCCTGGGGAGCTTCGTGCTGTATACCTTCACGCCGCCGAACGTGATCGTCGCGGTCGCCGTCTTCGCTTCGCTGATGGCGATACCCCTCGCGGCCATCCATGGCATTCTGCGCTACGGCGCGTTCGACATCGCACCGGGTGACCGTGGGCGCCTGGTCGCTCGCTCATCGAACCTGCTCATCACGGTTCTGTACGGCATCGGCGTCGCGACGCCGGGCGTGCTGCTCGCCGAGACCCTGACGGTCATCGGTGCCGTCTTGCTCACCACGCTGCTCGCCATCTGCCTGCTGCCGCTGCGCGGGTGGCTGCAGCGATGGATCCATCGCAAGGTCTTCGGCGACCGGGACCGCCACCTGACGATGCTCAGCGAGCTGGGCGCCCAGTTGGATCGGGCCGTGGAGCCTCGCGACCTGCTCAACCGGCTCGCCGAGGCCGTGCGCGACGGTCTCGACGCTTCGTGGGTGCGCATCAGGCTGGCGGGCCCAGACGGCACGCTCGCCGAATCCCCTGCGGGCGGTGCCGGGGAGGCGATCGGGGACCCGGTCGACTCGTGCGATCTGGTACATGCAGACGAGACGCTCGGCCGCATCGAGCTCGGTCCGCGCCGTCGCGGTGAGTACACCGAGGCCGAGCGGAACCTGCTCCGTACGGTGGCGGGCCAGGCCGCGGCATCCGTCGCCAACGTGCGCCTCACGGCCCAGCTCGCTGAGCAGCTCGACGAGCTGACCGCCTCGCGCGAGCGGCTCGTCGCTGCGCAGGACGGCGAGCGCAAGCGCCTGGAGCGGGACCTGCACGACGGCATCCAGCAGAACATCGTGGCGCAGATCGCCGGTCTCCGCCTCGCCCGCAACCGCCTCCAGCGGGGCGAGCTCGCGGCCGATGAGCTCGTCGAGCTGCAGGACCAGGCCCGCGAGACGCTCACCGACCTGCGGGAGCTCGCTCACGGCATCCACCCGCCGGTGCTGAGCGACAACGGACTGGTGGCCGCGGTCGAGTCGAGCGTGGCGAGGTTCCCGATTCCGCTGACCATCGAAGCGGATGACGGTGTGCGCGCCGAGCGATTCCCCGCTGACGTGGAGACGACGGCGTACTACGTGGTGCGGGAGGCGCTCGCGAACACGGCGAAGCATGCAAATGCGACGCGCGCCTCGGTGGGGCTCGAGCGAAGCAACGGCCACTTGCGGATCGCGATCAGCGACGACGGGGGCGGCGTCGGCACGCTCGTGCCCGCTTCGCGCGGTGGTTTGGCGAACATCCGCGACCGGGTGGCGGCGCTGCGGGGTACGGTGAGCGTCTCGGGCAACGACCCGTCGGGTACGACCGTGCTCGTCGACCTCCCCGTCGAGCGAGAGGCGGATCACGTTGAGTGA
- a CDS encoding aldo/keto reductase has product MTETATLSSLALNNQITMPALGFGVFQTPPDETVEAVASALRTGYRHIDTAAAYLNEREVGEGIRRSGIDPSEVFIESKVWISDYGYDETLHAFEKSTRKLGIDVLDLFILHQPMPKRFDATVHAYRALETLLADGRVRAIGVSNFMPDHLASLLEQTSVVPAVNQVEVHPYFSQPEVRAANEANGILTQAWSPIGGITFYRGEGNGTLDDDVIGGIAVNHRKTPAQVMLRWHLQQGRSAIPKSVRAERIAENFDVFDFELASAELEAIDRLDTGVRGGPNPADITTETFALTIPEA; this is encoded by the coding sequence ATGACGGAAACAGCGACCCTGAGCTCACTCGCCCTGAACAACCAAATCACGATGCCCGCGCTGGGCTTCGGCGTGTTCCAGACGCCGCCCGACGAGACCGTCGAGGCCGTGGCATCCGCTCTCCGCACCGGATATCGCCACATCGACACGGCTGCCGCGTACCTGAACGAACGCGAGGTCGGCGAGGGTATTCGGCGTTCGGGCATCGACCCGTCGGAGGTCTTCATCGAGTCGAAGGTGTGGATCAGCGACTACGGCTACGACGAGACGCTGCACGCCTTCGAGAAGAGCACGCGCAAGCTCGGAATCGACGTGCTCGACCTGTTCATCCTGCACCAGCCCATGCCGAAGCGATTCGATGCGACCGTGCACGCGTACCGAGCGCTCGAGACCCTGCTCGCCGACGGGCGAGTGCGTGCGATCGGCGTGAGCAACTTCATGCCCGACCACCTCGCGTCGCTGCTCGAGCAGACCTCGGTGGTGCCGGCCGTGAACCAGGTGGAGGTGCATCCGTACTTCTCGCAGCCCGAGGTCAGGGCGGCGAACGAGGCGAACGGCATCCTGACGCAAGCGTGGTCGCCGATCGGCGGCATCACGTTCTACCGCGGCGAGGGCAACGGCACGCTCGACGATGACGTGATCGGCGGTATCGCCGTGAACCACCGCAAGACACCTGCTCAGGTGATGCTGCGTTGGCACCTGCAGCAGGGCCGCTCGGCCATTCCGAAGTCGGTGCGAGCCGAGCGCATCGCCGAGAACTTCGACGTGTTCGACTTCGAGCTCGCTTCGGCAGAGCTCGAGGCGATCGACCGGCTCGACACCGGTGTGCGCGGCGGACCGAACCCCGCCGACATCACGACCGAGACCTTCGCGCTCACGATCCCCGAAGCGTAG
- a CDS encoding YciI family protein — protein MRYTLLLHYAEESPETIGDDVIAEGMQRMASYAATLHAAGVLIAAEVLQPSDVATTVRRVDGAVQVQDGPFADTKEQLGGTIVIDVPDLDAALEWASQAPALEWGGTVEIRPGATHTVDGVWTPSG, from the coding sequence ATGCGCTACACGCTGCTGCTGCACTACGCCGAGGAATCGCCCGAGACGATCGGCGACGACGTCATCGCCGAGGGCATGCAACGCATGGCGAGCTACGCCGCCACCCTGCACGCGGCGGGCGTGCTCATCGCCGCGGAGGTGCTGCAGCCATCGGATGTCGCGACCACGGTTCGCCGGGTCGACGGTGCGGTGCAGGTGCAGGACGGCCCGTTCGCCGACACGAAGGAGCAGCTCGGCGGCACGATCGTCATCGACGTGCCCGACCTCGACGCGGCGCTCGAGTGGGCATCGCAGGCACCCGCACTCGAGTGGGGCGGCACGGTCGAGATCCGCCCGGGCGCGACCCACACCGTGGACGGCGTGTGGACGCCGAGCGGCTGA
- a CDS encoding MarR family winged helix-turn-helix transcriptional regulator: MSDAPTPPIPSEFGVYFALLEVSALVQHGVERQLRVSGDLSFTQFQILAMLGEDPSSPSSMTDLADRLVHSRSGLTYQVDRLEQAGLVDRVPSADDERSVNVRLTSKGSSLLARVLPGHVEVVRDVLIDAIDGRDRDELTRLLGIVAGHMRSRPPRSARRFGSDGPGSEPAG; the protein is encoded by the coding sequence ATGTCCGATGCCCCGACCCCGCCGATTCCGTCGGAGTTCGGCGTGTACTTCGCGCTCCTCGAGGTGAGCGCGCTGGTGCAACACGGCGTGGAGCGGCAGCTCCGCGTCAGCGGGGACCTGAGCTTCACGCAGTTCCAGATCCTCGCGATGCTCGGCGAGGATCCGTCGTCGCCCAGCAGCATGACCGACCTCGCCGACCGGCTTGTGCACAGCCGCAGCGGCCTGACCTACCAGGTCGATCGGCTTGAGCAGGCTGGGCTCGTCGACCGCGTCCCGTCTGCCGACGATGAACGGAGCGTGAACGTGAGACTGACCTCAAAGGGATCGTCGCTCCTCGCGCGGGTGTTGCCGGGGCACGTCGAGGTCGTGCGCGATGTGCTGATCGACGCTATCGACGGCCGCGACCGCGACGAGCTCACCCGCCTACTGGGGATCGTGGCCGGCCACATGCGGTCACGGCCGCCGCGATCCGCTCGCCGCTTCGGCAGCGACGGCCCGGGCTCCGAGCCCGCGGGGTAG
- a CDS encoding dihydrofolate reductase family protein: MATITVFESVTLDGVMQAPGRPDEDTRGGFTHGGWALPYQDEVAMRFAGEGMSESGAMLFGHRTYDDLLGFWTTTPVPNPFTDALVASPKYVVSRDGGTELGYPNSTLLAGDAAETVAALKQDLEGPVTVLGSGELARTLFAAGLVDELVLLVHPLILGTGTTLFGDAHVDLELRRSVTTTTGVLIAQYAVR; encoded by the coding sequence ATGGCCACCATCACCGTGTTCGAGAGCGTGACGCTCGACGGCGTCATGCAGGCGCCCGGACGGCCTGACGAGGACACTCGCGGCGGCTTCACCCACGGAGGCTGGGCGCTGCCGTATCAAGACGAGGTCGCGATGCGGTTCGCCGGCGAGGGCATGTCCGAGAGCGGCGCGATGCTGTTCGGGCACCGCACCTACGACGACCTGCTCGGCTTCTGGACCACGACCCCTGTGCCGAACCCGTTCACCGACGCGCTCGTGGCGTCGCCGAAGTATGTCGTCTCGCGCGACGGCGGCACGGAACTCGGCTACCCCAACTCGACCCTGCTGGCCGGTGACGCCGCCGAGACCGTCGCGGCGCTCAAGCAAGACCTCGAGGGCCCCGTCACAGTACTTGGCAGCGGCGAACTGGCACGCACGCTCTTCGCCGCGGGCCTCGTCGACGAACTCGTGCTGCTGGTGCATCCGCTCATCCTCGGAACGGGCACGACCCTGTTCGGCGACGCTCACGTCGACCTCGAGCTGCGCCGCAGCGTGACCACCACGACGGGCGTCCTCATCGCGCAGTACGCTGTTCGCTGA
- a CDS encoding response regulator transcription factor, whose amino-acid sequence MSDQGMLRVVIAEDNYLVREGVRRLLEDSGEIDVVAGTGNATELLDAVRRFSPDAVLTDIRMPPGHHMEGIEAARSIRASHPDTGVVVFSQHADESYALALFADGSAGLGYLLKDRIGDLEDLVHALREVRAGGSVIDPQIVDTLVRRRSAAAASPLAALSPRELDVLREMAQGRTNAGIEQSLFLSSSTVEKHVNAIFTKLRLPETGVHRRVAAVLAFLQTDGG is encoded by the coding sequence TTGAGTGACCAGGGCATGCTGCGGGTCGTGATCGCCGAGGACAACTACCTGGTGCGCGAGGGCGTGCGACGTCTCCTCGAGGACTCCGGCGAGATCGATGTGGTCGCGGGCACCGGCAACGCGACCGAGTTGCTCGACGCGGTGCGGCGGTTCTCCCCGGATGCGGTGCTCACCGACATCCGGATGCCGCCCGGCCATCACATGGAGGGCATCGAGGCGGCCCGTTCCATCCGTGCTTCGCATCCCGACACGGGCGTGGTCGTGTTCTCGCAGCACGCCGACGAGAGCTACGCGCTCGCGCTCTTCGCCGACGGCTCGGCGGGTCTCGGCTACCTGCTGAAGGACCGCATCGGCGACCTCGAAGACCTCGTGCACGCACTTCGCGAGGTGCGCGCCGGGGGCTCCGTCATCGACCCGCAGATCGTCGACACGCTCGTGCGCCGCCGGAGCGCGGCCGCGGCAAGCCCGCTCGCTGCCCTGTCGCCACGTGAGCTCGACGTGCTGCGCGAGATGGCGCAGGGCCGCACGAACGCGGGCATCGAGCAGTCGCTCTTCCTCTCGTCATCCACCGTCGAGAAGCATGTGAACGCCATCTTCACCAAGCTCCGCCTCCCCGAGACGGGCGTGCACCGCCGCGTCGCCGCCGTGCTCGCCTTCCTGCAGACCGACGGCGGATGA
- a CDS encoding NADP-dependent oxidoreductase, whose product MRAIRYTTYGDPTVLEAVDIPQPVAGTGQALVRVAGTTYNQVDSAIRAGFMAGTFPIDLPHIPGIDLSGTVVAVGPDVPADLVGQNVIAFLPMVAPGSAAEFVTVPADLLAPAPQSIPLADAAALASSGLTAWQAVVEHADVRPGQRVLVNGAGGGVGAFAVQLAVRAGATVIATASPRSRDAVTRHGAAEVIDYTATSVVAAVTQPVDVVVNLVRTTPEETEALVALVKPGGTFVSTTTPGVGAPGADLRTTSLFVRSDAAQLERLAQLVDAGELDLDVSARYPLEELARVHSLAEGGALRGKVVLIPA is encoded by the coding sequence ATGCGCGCCATCCGATACACGACCTACGGCGACCCGACCGTGCTCGAAGCCGTCGACATCCCGCAACCCGTTGCAGGGACCGGTCAGGCCCTCGTTCGAGTCGCCGGCACGACGTACAACCAGGTCGACTCCGCCATCCGCGCCGGATTCATGGCGGGGACATTCCCGATCGACCTGCCGCACATTCCCGGCATCGACCTCAGCGGAACGGTCGTCGCGGTCGGCCCCGACGTGCCAGCCGATCTGGTCGGCCAGAACGTCATCGCGTTCCTGCCCATGGTCGCGCCGGGCTCCGCGGCCGAGTTCGTGACCGTGCCCGCCGATCTGCTCGCACCCGCTCCGCAGTCGATTCCACTCGCGGATGCCGCAGCGCTCGCGTCGAGCGGACTCACCGCGTGGCAGGCGGTTGTCGAGCACGCCGACGTGCGGCCCGGCCAGCGAGTGCTCGTGAACGGTGCTGGCGGCGGCGTCGGCGCCTTCGCCGTGCAACTCGCCGTGCGAGCCGGCGCGACCGTGATCGCGACGGCCAGCCCACGAAGCCGCGACGCCGTGACGAGGCACGGCGCCGCCGAGGTGATCGACTACACCGCGACCTCCGTGGTGGCCGCCGTCACCCAACCCGTCGACGTGGTCGTGAACCTCGTGCGGACGACGCCCGAGGAGACCGAGGCACTCGTCGCCCTCGTCAAGCCAGGAGGAACGTTCGTTTCCACGACGACGCCCGGCGTGGGCGCGCCCGGCGCGGACCTGCGCACGACGAGCCTCTTCGTGCGCAGCGATGCCGCTCAGCTCGAGCGCCTGGCGCAGTTGGTCGACGCTGGCGAGCTCGACCTCGACGTGAGCGCCCGCTATCCGCTGGAGGAGCTTGCCCGCGTGCATTCACTCGCCGAGGGCGGTGCGCTTCGCGGGAAGGTCGTGCTCATTCCCGCGTAA
- a CDS encoding RNA polymerase sigma factor, giving the protein MDAERLSTGGAGGSRASDAAASVTDARAAAEHAARTSYGRLVAVLAVGTGDLALAEDALADAFITALERWPYTGVPTNPDGWLITVARNRQRDVWKSSAVRTNVPLVGTDAASDPLDGLDPLRIPDRRLELLFTCAHPAIDPAARTPLMLQAVLGFDAAQIAAAYAVPAPTMAQRLVRAKRRIARARVPFVITDRRAMPERLPAVLEAVYGCAAITWRDDASSLAGEAKYLAVTLASLLEREPEGWALAALVTLSLARRRPGPYLPLEEQDPASWDAQLIDEGETYLRRAATSGRRAPGRFELEAAIQAVHLDRRRTGAIDWDALRQLYTALVAVAPSLGSQVALAAVIGRTDDAHAGLAALPAGGDHFQPWWATRADLLARAGRVAEASVAYERAIELTDDAAVREYLEGRRGQSR; this is encoded by the coding sequence GTGGACGCCGAGCGGCTGAGCACCGGCGGCGCCGGCGGCAGCCGGGCATCCGACGCCGCGGCATCCGTCACGGATGCCCGTGCGGCCGCGGAGCACGCGGCCCGAACCTCCTACGGACGACTCGTCGCCGTGCTCGCCGTCGGCACGGGCGACCTCGCACTGGCCGAGGACGCGCTCGCCGACGCCTTCATCACGGCACTCGAGCGGTGGCCTTACACGGGCGTCCCCACGAATCCGGACGGCTGGCTGATCACCGTGGCACGCAACCGGCAACGCGACGTGTGGAAGTCGTCGGCGGTCCGCACGAACGTGCCGCTCGTGGGGACGGATGCCGCGAGCGACCCCCTCGACGGGCTCGACCCGCTGCGCATCCCCGACCGACGGCTCGAACTGCTCTTCACATGCGCGCACCCGGCCATCGACCCGGCCGCGCGCACCCCGCTCATGCTGCAGGCCGTGCTCGGTTTCGACGCCGCGCAGATCGCTGCGGCATACGCCGTGCCTGCTCCCACGATGGCGCAGCGGCTGGTGCGGGCGAAGCGGCGCATCGCCCGGGCCCGCGTCCCGTTTGTCATCACCGATCGGCGCGCGATGCCCGAGCGACTGCCAGCAGTGCTCGAGGCGGTGTACGGATGCGCCGCCATCACGTGGCGCGACGATGCGAGCTCCCTCGCCGGCGAGGCGAAGTACCTCGCGGTCACGCTCGCCTCGCTGCTCGAGCGCGAGCCGGAGGGGTGGGCGCTCGCCGCGCTCGTGACCCTGTCGCTCGCGCGCCGTCGCCCCGGCCCATACCTGCCGCTCGAGGAGCAGGACCCCGCGTCGTGGGACGCGCAGCTGATCGACGAGGGCGAGACGTACCTGCGCCGGGCCGCGACATCCGGCCGACGCGCACCGGGGCGATTCGAGCTGGAAGCCGCGATCCAAGCCGTGCACCTCGACCGACGGCGCACCGGCGCCATCGACTGGGATGCGCTGCGCCAGTTGTACACGGCGCTCGTCGCCGTCGCGCCGAGCCTCGGATCGCAGGTCGCGCTCGCGGCCGTAATCGGGCGCACGGATGACGCGCACGCGGGCCTCGCCGCCCTGCCAGCCGGCGGCGACCACTTCCAGCCGTGGTGGGCGACCCGCGCAGACCTGCTCGCCCGCGCCGGGCGCGTTGCCGAGGCATCCGTCGCCTACGAACGAGCGATCGAACTGACGGATGACGCCGCGGTGCGCGAATACCTCGAGGGTCGGCGGGGGCAGTCGCGGTAG
- the budA gene encoding acetolactate decarboxylase, whose product MTNPPSDPSAALTQFAVLDALLAGAYESGLPVAEARSIGDFGLGCVDHLGGEVVILDGAVIECTLDGPPVEMDDEELLPFAIVCRFPDLEPVGVSELDLAGFTTSVEGALMSRNLFHAVRFDGVLSEVRLRITPRQHHPLPALAEVTSHQVETVERAVRGTLVGFWTPAIYQGIAVGGLHLHFLSNDRSFGGHVLDLAVDAGDLRVAAFTRFDLRLPTDELFLRTELTHAEDHRIVAVEGGATMR is encoded by the coding sequence TTGACGAATCCACCTTCGGACCCGAGTGCTGCGCTGACGCAGTTCGCCGTGCTCGATGCCCTGCTCGCCGGCGCGTACGAGTCCGGCCTGCCGGTCGCCGAAGCGCGCTCGATCGGTGACTTCGGCCTCGGCTGCGTCGACCATCTCGGCGGCGAGGTCGTCATCCTCGACGGCGCAGTGATCGAGTGCACGCTCGACGGTCCTCCCGTAGAGATGGACGACGAGGAGCTCCTGCCGTTCGCCATCGTGTGCCGGTTCCCCGATCTCGAGCCGGTCGGCGTGAGCGAGCTGGACCTCGCGGGGTTCACGACATCCGTCGAGGGTGCGCTCATGAGCCGGAACCTCTTCCACGCCGTGCGGTTCGACGGCGTCCTGTCGGAGGTCCGCTTGCGAATCACGCCCCGACAGCATCATCCGCTCCCGGCGCTCGCCGAAGTGACGAGCCACCAGGTCGAGACGGTCGAGAGGGCGGTGCGCGGCACGTTGGTGGGGTTCTGGACCCCGGCCATCTACCAGGGCATCGCTGTCGGCGGGCTCCACCTCCACTTCCTCAGCAATGATCGAAGCTTCGGCGGACATGTGCTCGACCTCGCCGTCGACGCCGGCGACCTGCGGGTGGCGGCCTTCACGCGTTTCGACCTGCGACTGCCGACCGATGAGCTCTTCCTGCGCACGGAGCTCACCCACGCGGAGGATCACCGCATCGTCGCGGTCGAGGGAGGCGCGACGATGCGGTGA